The following proteins come from a genomic window of Amphiura filiformis chromosome 16, Afil_fr2py, whole genome shotgun sequence:
- the LOC140136123 gene encoding LOW QUALITY PROTEIN: CBY1-interacting BAR domain-containing protein 1-A-like (The sequence of the model RefSeq protein was modified relative to this genomic sequence to represent the inferred CDS: substituted 1 base at 1 genomic stop codon), which yields MNPRDLDARARENQTKYVQTRINHVEKHFALMCQEFAAYTHKTARFXDKGDELSKSIIAYADSEAPSTKTGLTGFAEKLSSVQDYRQAQVDRLEYKVVQPLTLYGTTCKHKRDDLKAAFAARNKEVNQQKKLEKVRQKNPGDRQQISQAESQLQKATVDATRSNKALEDEMDAFERKRLQDLKSIFTEFMKVEMLFHSRVLEVYTEAWHSLNSISDEDDLEEFRNSLRPLHGTTSTSHLNRHNSKTSLNSTDNSRVAVPYSSSKSSSRHDTQLQDFNDDDDDDDEDEEEESDEDEDDR from the exons ATGAATCCAAGAGATTTGGATGCCAGGGCAAG GGAGAACCAAACCAAGTATGTGCAGACCAGAATCAACCATGTGGAGAAACATTTTGCACTAATGTGCCAAGAGTTTGCTGCTTACACACATAAAACTGCACGGTTCTGAGACAAAGGAGATGAGTTGTCAAAATCTATCATAGCCTACGCAGATTCAGAAGCGCCCTCTACCAAGACTGGGCTGACAGGGTTTGCTGAAAAGTTGTCTTCTGTTCAGGACTACAGACAAGCGCAG GTGGATAGGTTGGAGTATAAAGTTGTACAGCCGCTGACATTATATGGAACAACCTGCAAACATAAAAGA GATGATCTAAAAGCAGCATTTGCAGCCAGGAATAAAGAAGTAAACCAACAGAAGAAGCTTGAGAAAGTGAGGCAGAAAAACCCTGGTGACAGGCAGCAAATT TCTCAAGCAGAGTCTCAACTACAGAAAGCTACTGTGGATGCTACCAGATCTAACAAGGCACTAGAAGATGAGATGGATGCTTTTGAAAGGAAGAGGTTGCAGGACTTAAAG tctatttttacagaattcatgaAGGTTGAGATGTTATTCCACAGTCGCGTTCTTGAGGTGTATACAGAAGCTTGGCACAGTTTAAATTCCATCAGCGATGAAGACGATTTGGAG GAGTTCCGAAACTCACTGAGGCCTCTACATGGCACAACCAGCACGTCACATCTAAATCGTCACAACTCCAAAACCTCACTGAATTCAACCGACAACAGTAGAGTTGCTGTGCCATATAGCAGCAGTAAATCCTCAAGTCGTCATGACACCCAATTGCAAGactttaatgatgatgatgatgatgatgacgaagatGAGGAGGAAGAAAGTGATGAGGATGAAGATGATCGTTGA